A portion of the Tamandua tetradactyla isolate mTamTet1 chromosome 16, mTamTet1.pri, whole genome shotgun sequence genome contains these proteins:
- the SLC1A5 gene encoding neutral amino acid transporter B(0): MSWQGTPSSGRQETPLQLIVVADPPKGDPKGFAAAEPAANGVPEAVIMEVQGSTAGGCCRSRAQVHRCLRANLLVLLTVLAVAVGVAVGLGVSRAGGAEALGPARLAAFSFPGELLLRLLRMIILPLVVCSLVGGAASLDPSALGRLGAWALLFFLVTTLLASALGVGLALALQPGAAFAAINVSVGAACVAEAAPSKEVLDSFLDLVRNIFPSNLVTAAFRSYATSYEPKCVDRNQNITLVKTVSEVEGMNILGLVVFAIVFGVALRKLGPEGELLVRFFNSFNDATMVLVSWIMWYAPLGILFLVAGKIAEMEDVGMLFASLGKYILCCLLGHAIHGLLVLPLIYFLFTRKNPYRFLWGIMTPLATAFGTSSSSATLPLMMKCVEEKNGVARHISRFILPIGATVNMDGAALFQCVAAVFIAQLNRKPLDLVKVITILVTATASSVGAAGIPAGGVLTLAIILEAVSLPVHDLSLILAVDWLVDRSCTILNVEGDAFGAGLLQSYEDRAEPRSSVPELLQVKSEPPLTPLPAPSEEGNPLLKHSPGPTGDADPCEKESVM; the protein is encoded by the exons ATGTCCTGGCAAGGAACCCCAAGCTCCGGGCGCCAAGAAACCCCGCTGCAGCTCATCGTGGTGGCCGATCCCCCTAAGGGTGACCCCAAGGGGTTCGCGGCGGCCGAGCCCGCGGCGAACGGTGTCCCGGAGGCGGTCATCATGGAAGTCCAAGGCTCGACGGCAGGGGGCTGCTGCCGTTCCCGGGCCCAGGTGCACCGCTGCCTTCGCGCCAACCTGCTGGTGCTGCTGACGGTGCTGGCGGTGGCGGTGGGCGTGGCGGTGGGGCTCGGGGTGTCGCGGGCCGGGGGCGCCGAGGCGCTGGGCCCCGCGCGCCTGGCGGCTTTCTCCTTCCCGGGCGAGCTGCTGCTGCGCCTGCTGAGGATGATCATCCTGCCGCTGGTGGTGTGCAGCCTGGTGGGCGGCGCCGCCAGCCTGGACCCGAGCGCGCTCGGCCGCCTGGGCGCCTGGGCGCTGCTCTTTTTCCTGGTCACCACGCTGCTCGCGTCGGCGCTCGGCGTGGGCTTGGCGCTGGCGCTGCAGCCGGGCGCCGCCTTTGCCGCCATCAACGTTTCGGTCGGGGCCGCCTGCGTGGCCGAAGCGGCCCCCAGCAAGGAAGTGCTCGATTCGTTCCTGGATCTTGTGAG AAATATCTTCCCCTCCAACCTGGTGACTGCGGCCTTCCGCTCA TACGCTACCTCCTACGAGCCGAAATGTGTGGACAGGAACCAGAACATAACCTTGGTGAAG ACAGTGAGCGAGGTAGAGGGCATGAACATCCTGGGCCTGGTGGTATTTGCCATCGTCTTTGGTGTGGCCCTGCGGAAGCTGGGGCCTGAAGGAGAGCTCTTAGTCCGCTTCTTCAATTCCTTCAACGATGCCACCATGGTACTTGTCTCCTGGATCATGTG GTATGCGCCCCTGGGCATCTTGTTCCTGGTGGCTGGCAAGATCGCAGAGATGGAGGATGTGGGAATGCTCTTTGCCAGTCTTGGCAAGTACATCCTGTGCTGCCTGCTCGGTCACGCCATCCACGGGCTCCTGGTCCTGCCCCTCATCTACTTCCTCTTCACCCGCAAGAACCCCTACCGCTTCCTGTGGGGCATCATGACCCCGCTGGCCACCGCCTTCGGGACGTCCTCCAG CTCCGCCACCCTGCCGCTGATGATGAAGTGCGTGGAGGAGAAGAACGGCGTGGCCAGGCACATCAGCCGCTTCATCTTGCCCATCGGGGCCACGGTCAACATGGACGGGGCCGCCCTCTTCCAGTGCGTGGCCGCCGTGTTCATTGCGCAGCTCAACCGGAAACCCCTGGACCTAGTGAAGGTCATCACCATCCt GGTCACAGCCACAGCGTCCAGCGTGGGGGCGGCGGGCATCCCCGCTGGAGGGGTCCTCACCCTGGCCATCATTCTCGAAGCTGTCAGCCTGCCGGTCCACGACCTCTCCTTGATCCTGGCTGTGGACTGGCTTGT ggacCGGTCCTGTACCATCCTCAACGTGGAAGGTGACGCCTTTGGGGCTGGGCTTCTCCAGAGTTACGAAGACCGGGCAGAGCCAAGGAGCTCGGTGCCCGAGCTGCTCCAGGTGAAGAGTGAACCACCCCTGACCCCGCTGCCGGCCCCCAGCGAAGAAGGGAACCCCCTCCTCAAACACTCTCCAGGACCCACCGGGGACGCTGACCCCTGCGAGAAGGAATCGGTCATGTGA